In Sphingopyxis sp. FD7, a single window of DNA contains:
- a CDS encoding type ISP restriction/modification enzyme, giving the protein MPVNSVGIVTARDALTIDMDRETLWERVRDMKLSDPEELRQRYALGADVRDWRVEWAKADITRHFGQTYLKQIAYRPFDMRWTYYTGNSRGFICYPRDEVMRHLAEHENLALMVPKQTKDELGGLVNDGIAGHKAFSGFDITSNFPLYFYPDNATEQRDAFAPKQRTLNFDPKLYAAICAAAGIDPADTAMSRDADGPHPNPSPEGEGLYDFRAATGDARPSEVKVFDYIYGVLHSPAYRETFAEFLKIDFPRIPYPHSPEVFRHVSEKGEALRRLHLMEAGAIGATPYPYHGEGDDVVASGFPKFEKSSPSLRDREGDHAEHGGGASGAKAPPPPSAVPLPTASPQGGSTGRVFINRDQYFDGVPEIAWTFRIGGYQPAQKWLKDRRGRALSWDDIGHYQKIVKILIETDRIMREIALPLD; this is encoded by the coding sequence ATGCCGGTCAATTCCGTGGGAATTGTCACTGCACGAGATGCGCTGACCATCGACATGGATCGGGAGACCCTGTGGGAACGAGTCAGGGACATGAAATTGTCCGATCCCGAGGAACTGCGGCAGCGCTACGCTCTCGGCGCAGATGTGCGAGACTGGCGTGTTGAATGGGCCAAAGCGGACATTACGCGGCACTTTGGACAGACTTATCTGAAGCAGATTGCCTATCGACCGTTCGACATGCGCTGGACCTATTATACCGGCAATTCGCGCGGGTTTATATGTTACCCGCGCGATGAGGTAATGCGTCATCTTGCAGAGCACGAAAATTTGGCGCTGATGGTTCCGAAACAGACCAAGGACGAACTCGGCGGTCTGGTGAATGATGGAATAGCCGGTCACAAAGCGTTCAGCGGCTTTGATATCACCTCCAATTTTCCTCTCTATTTCTATCCCGATAATGCGACCGAGCAACGCGACGCTTTCGCTCCGAAACAACGCACCCTCAACTTCGACCCCAAACTCTACGCCGCCATCTGCGCCGCCGCCGGGATCGACCCCGCCGATACGGCGATGTCGCGCGATGCCGATGGCCCCCACCCCAATCCCTCCCCTGAAGGGGAGGGGCTTTATGATTTCCGCGCGGCCACGGGCGACGCGCGGCCGAGCGAGGTCAAGGTCTTCGACTATATCTATGGCGTGCTGCATTCGCCCGCCTATCGCGAGACCTTTGCCGAGTTTCTGAAGATCGACTTTCCGCGCATTCCCTACCCCCACTCGCCTGAGGTGTTTCGCCACGTCAGCGAAAAGGGCGAGGCGCTGCGGCGGTTGCACCTGATGGAAGCGGGCGCGATCGGTGCGACGCCCTATCCCTATCATGGCGAGGGGGACGATGTGGTGGCGAGCGGGTTTCCGAAGTTTGAAAAATCCTCCCCATCGCTGCGCGACAGGGAGGGGGACCATGCGGAGCATGGTGGAGGGGCCAGCGGCGCAAAGGCCCCTCCACCGCCTTCGGCGGTCCCCCTCCCCACGGCTTCGCCGCAGGGAGGATCAACCGGCCGCGTCTTCATCAACAGGGACCAGTATTTCGATGGCGTCCCCGAAATCGCGTGGACGTTCCGCATCGGCGGATATCAGCCCGCGCAGAAATGGCTGAAGGACCGGCGCGGGCGCGCGCTGTCGTGGGACGACATCGGCCATTATCAGAAGATCGTCAAAATCCTGATCGAAACCGACCGGATCATGCGCGAGATCGCGCTGCCGCTGGATTGA
- a CDS encoding nuclear transport factor 2 family protein, with protein MSDMSHDAPPTRRWSVEGFTYFWSQARDPAMVAAVVLPDVRGTWPRASVPVVGRAAYIGAIASFLAALPDFSVEVTDHATSGDVAFVRWVLRGAFPVGPDTIVGVDRLVLKDGFVAENHIHSDHPLFAELARTRALG; from the coding sequence ATGTCCGATATGTCGCACGACGCCCCGCCCACCCGGCGCTGGTCGGTCGAGGGGTTCACCTATTTCTGGTCGCAGGCGCGCGACCCCGCGATGGTCGCGGCGGTGGTGCTTCCCGACGTGCGCGGGACATGGCCGCGCGCGTCGGTCCCCGTCGTCGGGCGCGCCGCCTATATCGGCGCGATCGCCAGTTTCCTCGCCGCGCTTCCCGATTTCAGCGTCGAGGTCACCGATCATGCGACAAGCGGCGACGTCGCCTTCGTCCGCTGGGTGCTGCGCGGCGCCTTTCCGGTCGGTCCCGACACGATCGTCGGCGTCGACCGGCTGGTGCTGAAGGACGGATTCGTCGCCGAAAACCACATCCATTCGGACCACCCGCTGTTCGCCGAACTGGCAAGGACGCGCGCGCTGGGCTGA